A genomic stretch from Chitinophaga agri includes:
- a CDS encoding DoxX family membrane protein, with product MINNTIAFLLLRLAIGASMFGHGLVRLPKLDKFSGWMVGSFKDSMLPSALVTPFSYALPIAEFLIGLLLIIGLMTRQSLIAGGIVMILLILGTTLIENWEALVSQLLHVAFFAILLSNISYNSYAIDKLLKK from the coding sequence ATGATCAACAACACTATTGCTTTTCTGTTACTGCGCCTTGCTATTGGCGCCAGTATGTTTGGTCACGGGTTGGTAAGATTACCCAAATTAGATAAGTTCAGCGGCTGGATGGTTGGAAGCTTTAAAGATTCGATGCTACCATCTGCACTTGTCACGCCTTTCAGCTATGCATTGCCGATAGCAGAGTTTCTTATCGGGTTATTGCTGATCATCGGATTAATGACCAGGCAGTCGCTGATTGCAGGAGGTATTGTGATGATACTCCTGATACTTGGTACTACATTAATTGAGAATTGGGAAGCGCTGGTATCTCAACTGTTGCATGTGGCATTCTTTGCAATACTCCTGAGCAACATTTCCTATAACAGTTACGCAATTGATAAACTACTTAAGAAATAA